In Flammeovirgaceae bacterium, the sequence TGGTGTTACCTACCTACGTATTGAAGGAAATGGACTTTTCAAAAGCGGTACTGATTGGCGAAGGCATGGCCGTAGCCGCGCTCATTATGTGCCTGGCTTTTGTTACCGTTGATTTAGGCGGGCCCATCCGCGCCTGGCATCTGATACCCGGCATAGGCGTATTCAACTGGCCCAACTCTATGCTGGCTTGGGATGTGATTGTGTTGAATGGTTATCTCTTCATTAACATTACCGTGCCCCTGTACATTTTAATGTGCCGGTACCAGGGCAAAGAACCCAATAAAAATTTTTACCTGCCCGGTGTTTTGATTTCTGTTTTCTGGGCCGTAGGCATTCACCTGGTTACAGCCTTTCTGTATGCAGGCTTACCGGCACGGCCGCATTGGAACAACGCACTGTTAGGTCCGCGCTTTCTGGCATCAGCTTTTGCGGCAGGACCGGCACTTATCGTCATTGCGCTTGCCGTAATCGACCGCTTTACAAACTACAAGATTGATGACAACACCTTCCGGAAACTTGCCCTGGTCATCACCGTGGCTGCTCAAATAAACATCATTATGCTGGGCTCTGAGATATTCAAGGAGTTTTACTGGCCCACGCACCACGGAAGCAGCGCCATGTATTTGTTTTTTGGATTACACGGAAAAAACGCATTGGTTCCCTACATCTGGACGGCCATTGGCTTAAGCTTTACCGCCACGGCCATTTTAAGTTTGCATAAACTAAGAAACAACAGAGTGTGGTTGTACATAGCGTGTATCATGTTGTTCACCGGTATCTGGATTGAGAAGGGCATGGGGTTGATCATCCCCGGATTTATTCCAGAGGCCTGGGGCAACATTGTTGAGTATGCACCGACATGGATAGAAATCGGGGTAACCGGTGGTATCTGGGCCATGGGGGCGTTTGTTTTTTCGCTGCTTGCCAAAGTGGCCATTGGCATTGAAACCGGAACACTTCGTTACCAGGAAAAAATTTCAGTATGAAAAAATCTGCCAGGAAATTACCCAAGCCGCCTAAGTTCTTTACCAATTTCGAAAAAAAGTATCCCGAGGTAGCCAAAGCCTACAAGCAATTAGGCGATGCTGTGCATGAACAGGGGCCTTTAACGGAACGCGAACGCGCATTGGTGAAACTTGCAGTATCGGGCAGTCATCGCTTAACGAGCGCGCTGAAATCGCATATCCGAAAAGGAATTACAGCCGGTTTGACACGGGAAGAAATGGAGCAGGTTGCCTTGTTGCTTTTACCCACGGTAGGTTTTCCTACCACCATGACCATGTTAGGTGTTATTGAAGAGCAGTTTGTGAAGAAATGATCCATTGGCCCCGCAAAATTCGTTCTTTCAAGAAATGTGATTAGCAATGAAAATTGACAAAAACCAGTCGATTCTGTTTCAGTTTCGAAGGTTTCCATGAATTCTGTAAGGGTTTGAAATAACTTTATAAATCCAAAACCACCGAAATCCGTACATTTGCTTAATAATGAAACTGCTCCGCACCATATCCTCCCTCCTGCTGGCCGCACTTGTGCTGATGGCCTCTAGCAGTTTTTATGTGGGTGTGCACTATTGTAGCGGTGCTGTTAAAGCAGTAGCCTTCCTTGACGAAGCCGATGGCTGCGGACATCAACAGTTGCCGCCTTGTCATCGAAAAGCGATGGAAGGATGTTGTAATGATGAACAGTTTATTCATGAATCGCAGGATATTAATGGCGCAACCGTAAACATCTTACTTCCTGTGCTTTCATCCACAGATGTTATTCATCACACACAGGTGGTGGCTGAAATTATCCCTACTGCTTCCGTTTCTCCAACATCGTATTTTACAGATCACCCCCCTGCCCCCACCGGGCACGATATCATTATCACCAACCAGTCATTCTTAATCTGATTCTGTTCAGCCATTCTCTTTGATGAGATTGGTGTGTCTTCTTTTTTTCTTTTCAAGAAGTCTTTAGAACAGAACTATGATCAATCTTATAATAAAATTCTTTTTAGAACAAAAACTGGTAACCGTGCTTGTGCTCCTGGCCATTGTAGGCTGGGGCCTGGTTACCGCTCCCTTCAACTGGAACATTGGTTTTCTGCCGCAAGATCCTGTACCGGTGGATGCCATCCCCGACATTGGTGAAAACCAGCAAATCGTTTTCACGGAGTGGATGGGACGATCTCCTCAGGATGTAGAAGATCAAATCACATATCCACTGACTACAGCGTTGCTGGGTATGCCAGGTGTGAAGGCCATCCGCAGCACATCCATGTTTGGCTTCTCTTCTATCTACATCATTTTCGATGATA encodes:
- the nrfD gene encoding polysulfide reductase NrfD translates to MKQLQIFRSLVTNGIKTALHGNSLYHVWMGFLTFFMLLGAFCFYIQLRDGLIVTGMHNHVSWGLYISNFTFLVGVAAAAVMLVLPTYVLKEMDFSKAVLIGEGMAVAALIMCLAFVTVDLGGPIRAWHLIPGIGVFNWPNSMLAWDVIVLNGYLFINITVPLYILMCRYQGKEPNKNFYLPGVLISVFWAVGIHLVTAFLYAGLPARPHWNNALLGPRFLASAFAAGPALIVIALAVIDRFTNYKIDDNTFRKLALVITVAAQINIIMLGSEIFKEFYWPTHHGSSAMYLFFGLHGKNALVPYIWTAIGLSFTATAILSLHKLRNNRVWLYIACIMLFTGIWIEKGMGLIIPGFIPEAWGNIVEYAPTWIEIGVTGGIWAMGAFVFSLLAKVAIGIETGTLRYQEKISV
- a CDS encoding carboxymuconolactone decarboxylase family protein; protein product: MKKSARKLPKPPKFFTNFEKKYPEVAKAYKQLGDAVHEQGPLTERERALVKLAVSGSHRLTSALKSHIRKGITAGLTREEMEQVALLLLPTVGFPTTMTMLGVIEEQFVKK